From the genome of Solanum lycopersicum chromosome 7, SLM_r2.1:
CAAATCCAGTGAATCTGATACCCAAATGCAGGAAATGGTTTCTGACCGAAATTCCCAGCTAGGGTTCCCTATTTTGCTGAAAGAAGACGAGTTGAAACTGGAAAACAATGGGTGTGTTGAGTTGGAACAGAAGGAAGACGAGTCGAAACTATTGATATCCAAATCCAGTGAAGCTGATACCCAAATGCAGGTACTAGTTTCTGACGGAAATTCCCAGTTGGGGTTCCCCATTGTGCTGAAAGAAGACGAGTTGAAACCGGAAAACAATGAGTGTGTTGAGTTGGAACAAAAAGGGGAGGAGTTGAAACTATTGATATCCAAATCCAGTGATTCTGATACCCAAATCCAGGTACTAGTTTCTGACCGAGAATCTCAGCTGGCGTTACCTATTTTGCTCAAAGAAGACGAGTTGAAACCGGAAAACAATGGGTGTGTTGAGTTGGAACAGAAAGATGAGTTGAAACTGGAAAATAATGGTTGTGGTGAGTTGGCAATCAGGGTATTAATACCCAAATCGAGTCAATCTAATACCCAAATTGAGGAACTAGTTTCTGACCCAAATTCCCAGCGGGGGTTCCCTATTTTGCCGAAAGAAGACGAGTTGAAACTGGAAAATAATGGTTATGGTGAGTTGGGAATAAGGGATTTGATATCCAAATCCAGTCAATCTGATACCCAAATGCAGGAACTAGTTTCCGACCAAAATTCCCAGTTGGGGTTCTCCTTTTTGCAGAAAGAAGAGTTGAAACCGGATAACAATGGTTGCGTTGAGTTGGAACAGAAAGATGACAAATTGAAACTGGAAAATAATGGTTGTGGTGTATTGGGAATCAGTGTTTTGATAACCAAATCCAGTGAATCTGATACCCAAATGCAGGAACTAGTTTCTGACCGAAATCCCCAGCTGGGGTTCCCTAATTTGCAAATAGAAGACGAGTTGAAACCGGATAACAATGGGTGTATTGAGTTGGAGCAGAAAGAAGACCAGTTGAAACTGGAAAATAATGGTTGTGGTGATTTGGGAATCAGGGGTTTGAGGTCAAGTGGTGGTGGGTCGGTGGCGAAAAAGAGTTTGGATGAGTTTGTTAAAGATTGGGTTGAGAGGAAGGTCAATGCTGGTGTAGATAAACGCAATTGTGTATTGCCATTCCTTATTCATGCTCCAAAATCGGTAAACTTGTActtctatttcctttttagtggttattgttgatgaatttgaattatgccCGAGACAGCTGAGTTAGGGGTAAGGGCTGCATACACTCCACCCACCCCAACCCCACTTGTTAGCCTTACTTATTGTTAGGTTCTATCATGATCCTATTTTGGGTGTGACAACATGGTAtatggaaacaacctctctacctcacTTGGGGATCGCacttggtatgttgttgttgatgatgaatTTGAAGTATGTCAGTAGAAAATGTAGCTATTTGGTCTCTGCTATTACCATTTGGGATTTGCCATGAGATATAAGGTATTTATATTATCTTGTATCTGCCCTTCCAAGGAaatgtagaattttttttattggtgtCCACAATGAAAACTGACGTTTCTGTTTGCGTGCATCAGAGAAGTGTTTAACTAGGGAAATCGGTTCATGTACACCTATAATTGTCTCAATCAAGTTCGAGTACATTTCTTGAATTTTGGAGGTACACTCTAAGCAGCTGAGACTGTAGCTTTGGCTTATTTGCTCTTTCCTGAGATATAGGTGGAGAGAGCTTCGAAGTCAATCAATTCTGTCTGCTAACAAATAGAAGATTGACATAGGTAGAGAGAGCTTGGAAGCCAATCAATTATGTCTGCTAACAGATAGTAGATTAAGTAAGCTCTATATTGACCTCGAGTTTTACTAGATTTTGCGTAGGTTTTGCTTCAGCTCATCTttgaattttatcttttatcttAGTTAAGCTTGAAACCAATAGTGTTGTCAAATAGTGAGACTGTTTCATTAGCAAGTCCCCAAGTTCTTGAAGTTAGGTCTGAGATAGGTTGATGAGCATTTCACGTTGCTTAGAGAGGGGTTCAATTTAGGACCAAGGAGTAAGATGTGCATGTCATTCCTTGTAGGCTCTATCCTGAAAAGGGTTGCAatagtaatatttaatttttgttttttgataaagagtaatatttaattatttcacttAAATTATAGTTTGTCCTTGTAATTGTTATTTGTGTTTTTAGTTATCAAGTGTTCCACATTGTTGATGAAATGGGTTTTATCCTTGTATAATTTTGAGTAATCTTCACTTATTCACTTCATGAACTAGCTTTTGGGTTTATATTAGGCTCAATGTCCATTCTCTTTAACATGTTATCAGAGACAGCCATTCTTATACATAGTTACTTGATGTTGGACTCCGTGTTATGTTTGTCCATTCTCATGAGTGTGCTGGGGAGGACGGTGCTTAGACTTTTTTTTGATTAAGTAATATTCCATTAAGAAAAGGGCAGAAGCTTGCCCATATACAAGAAGTATACCAAAAGTAGAAAACCTTGCAAGAGGACATGTTTTCTACAATAATACCCACTCATCTATACATGTAGGAAACCATGGGTGCACCAAAAAGGAAGAGGGTGTTAAATTCAAACATTGAGTTAGATTTTTACTAACTCTTTCCTATTTACTATTTTAGGAGACAAACACGTATTAGATGTTTTATTTGATCAATTGATAACAACCTTTTCcaatgttttgaaatttttgtgtcAGGTTGAGTGCTCTGTTTGCCAAGGATTAATTTTTCCAGGTGATGAGGTAGAATGCTCTGTTCGAGATTGTATGGGAGTTTTCCACTTAGAATGTGCTAAAGAAAGACTTGGGTTATCTTCTCCCAAAATGTTTAAGTGCCCTCAACATGTAAGTTGGATTTAGTATACATCTTGATTCATGACTGAATGATCACAAAACAGATTTCCTACTTAATttttgatttgaatttgatCAGCACAGTTAATTCTTACTCACTTTGATTTGTACAATAGCTTTAGCAGTGCATATTTAGTTTCTTAAAGCTTGTCGATTTCCTGTCCCACATTTAACAACATGCTAGGATCTTACCTTCACCAAGGTAGTATACCACTTATATCTGCTGCTTCAATTTTGGCAGTAGAACCAAAACTCTAATCCTAAATTGGGGGTACTTTCTCTAAACTATGAACTATCTGTTTGAGGAAAGGATAGATATcatttctcttccttctctttgtGCATTTTCTCATCTTCATGGCTCCAGTTTTGTGTAGGAAAATGTTGCATAAAATCAATTAGTTAACTACCATGCCCTTGTCTTGGGATGATCATTATAACTGGTGTGCATATGATGTTTTTTTCCTGAATAGGTATGTTATGTTTGTAATAAAAAGATACATCTCTGGCGGTGCATCAGATGTCCACTAGCATCACATGATAAGTGTGCAGCATTTCCGGAGCACGTGGTTCATTTAAATGATCAGCCAGGGCGAGTTATTTGTTGGAAGCATCCATCCGATTGGCGTTTGGAGAAGGTCAATCTCTTCATTTGTTCATCAACACAGTTCTATTTCTATTAGATAAGTTTTCCAAGAGACGtcttttgtataataataataaaatgatcataattcataatGCAGAATACACATTTGAAGGAACCATTCTCTTAGATATTTTGCTGTATATGTTACTTTGTTATTTTTGAGCCTGCAAAATTTGACAGAGTTTGCTATGATTTTGCATTGTTTGCACATTGAGCAATAATCAAATCATGATGTTATTCATGATTTGATCTCTCTGTGATGCTATTAGTATTTGAAAGAAGTGATGAAATAAAAGCAAAAGTAATTCAATATACAGTAGTTTCTATCACTGGATCTATATTTTTGATTGATTAGGCTGGCTGACATGACAGGACTGACGTATCTTGTTTCATAAGCAGCATGAAGCCCCTACAAGTAATTTGGAGGTTAGACATTCATTAAACCATGTTTGTTGCTTGTGATTCTTGATGAAAGCCtttcattcattattttttttaattacaaaaacCCTTTATAGTAAGACGACTTCTAGTGTATGTAATCATTTATAATGTGGCTCAACAATAGTTGTTTTCACCAAGTTAACCCAAGTTTCCATACAACAAGGGATTCTCTGtaaacttttattataatttcaatAGAAGTTGTTGTATACTTCTTATATCTGTAGCTATTCTAACAACTTTCTATCTGTATACTACCATATAAGTCAAAAGTAAAGATACACTCACAACGTTGGTCTCCGAGTTAACTTTTCTTCTTGATATCAATCTTCTATAGCCTCCAACTCGGCATTACTTCATCCATCATCTATTGTAATGTTTAATGAAAAACTGAGCAACAAAAATTCAAGGGTttatttataacaataaaaaaagaagtacaAGGGTCCTTATGTATGATCTGACTAATCTTATTTTCATACCCTTTAAACGAACAACACCATCTTACCAGTGTTATCAAAGACGAAAAAAGCAAAAAAGCTGTAAGGTCTATATAGTCTGTAGGTGCAAAAAAACATGggatttaatgaaaaaagatgCAAA
Proteins encoded in this window:
- the LOC101249099 gene encoding uncharacterized protein isoform X2, translating into MPDFGILLDPPLPSAPEESVSSSLALISCPNLEVPCESDTQMQELVSDRNSQLGFPILMKEDELKPENNGCVELVQKEDELKQLTPKSSDSDIQMQEIVSDRNSQLGFPILMKEDELKLLTPKSSESDTQMQELVSDRNSQLGFPILLKDDELKPENNECVELEQKEDELKLLTPKSSESDTQMQEMVSDRNSQLGFPILLKEDELKLENNGCVELEQKEDESKLLISKSSEADTQMQVLVSDGNSQLGFPIVLKEDELKPENNECVELEQKGEELKLLISKSSDSDTQIQVLVSDRESQLALPILLKEDELKPENNGCVELEQKDELKLENNGCGELAIRVLIPKSSQSNTQIEELVSDPNSQRGFPILPKEDELKLENNGYGELGIRDLISKSSQSDTQMQELVSDQNSQLGFSFLQKEELKPDNNGCVELEQKDDKLKLENNGCGVLGISVLITKSSESDTQMQELVSDRNPQLGFPNLQIEDELKPDNNGCIELEQKEDQLKLENNGCGDLGIRGLRSSGGGSVAKKSLDEFVKDWVERKVNAGVDKRNCVLPFLIHAPKSVECSVCQGLIFPGDEVECSVRDCMGVFHLECAKERLGLSSPKMFKCPQHVCYVCNKKIHLWRCIRCPLASHDKCAAFPEHVVHLNDQPGRVICWKHPSDWRLEKHEAPTSNLEEILANLPVPYVEEEFKIDINWKDMIDNRSEPPPYVHIKRNAYLIKKKRDGVIADIGCTHCKSTECSDNCVCRVQCISCSKACRCSDMCSNRPFRRDRKIQVVKTELCGWGVVASESINKVIDDALCEKRLWDMKYKGVQNFYMCELRKDFTIDATFKGNLSRFLNHSCDPNCKLEKWQVEGETRVGVFAARYIEVGEPLTYDYRFVQFGSEVKCHCGASKCQGYLGSKKKITSKLDISWGSKRKRTSTSCLAIVKSNSF
- the LOC101249099 gene encoding uncharacterized protein isoform X1 encodes the protein MPDFGILLDPPLPSAPEESVSSSLALISCPNLEVPCESDTQMQELVSDRNSQLGFPILMKEDELKPENNGCVELVQKEDELKQLTPKSSDSDIQMQEIVSDRNSQLGFPILMKEDELKLLTPKSSESDTQMQELVSDRNSQLGFPILLKDDELKPENNECVELEQKEDELKLLTPKSSESDTQMQEMVSDRNSQLGFPILLKEDELKLENNGCVELEQKEDESKLLISKSSEADTQMQVLVSDGNSQLGFPIVLKEDELKPENNECVELEQKGEELKLLISKSSDSDTQIQVLVSDRESQLALPILLKEDELKPENNGCVELEQKDELKLENNGCGELAIRVLIPKSSQSNTQIEELVSDPNSQRGFPILPKEDELKLENNGYGELGIRDLISKSSQSDTQMQELVSDQNSQLGFSFLQKEELKPDNNGCVELEQKDDKLKLENNGCGVLGISVLITKSSESDTQMQELVSDRNPQLGFPNLQIEDELKPDNNGCIELEQKEDQLKLENNGCGDLGIRGLRSSGGGSVAKKSLDEFVKDWVERKVNAGVDKRNCVLPFLIHAPKSVECSVCQGLIFPGDEVECSVRDCMGVFHLECAKERLGLSSPKMFKCPQHVCYVCNKKIHLWRCIRCPLASHDKCAAFPEHVVHLNDQPGRVICWKHPSDWRLEKHEAPTSNLEEILANLPVPYVEEEFKIDINWKDMIDNRSEPPPYVHIKRNAYLIKKKRDGVIADIGCTHCKSTECSDNCVCRVQCISCSKACRCSDMCSNRPFRRDRKIQVVKTELCGWGVVASESINKGDFIIEYIGEVIDDALCEKRLWDMKYKGVQNFYMCELRKDFTIDATFKGNLSRFLNHSCDPNCKLEKWQVEGETRVGVFAARYIEVGEPLTYDYRFVQFGSEVKCHCGASKCQGYLGSKKKITSKLDISWGSKRKRTSTSCLAIVKSNSF